The proteins below come from a single Cupriavidus pauculus genomic window:
- a CDS encoding Rieske 2Fe-2S domain-containing protein translates to MTTADENELLTRVENGAPMGRMLRQLYWMPAVLSSRLEADGAPVRVRLFGENFVAFRATDGRIGFLDEACPHRGVSLALGRNEDCAIRCIFHGWKISVTGDVLEVPNEASNPDCFRDTVKVRHFPTVEGAGIVWVWLGEEGEAPPPPNFEWMNLPATQAYACGIELNANWLQGVEATIDSSHIALLHQSWLESSPTDMAATRVNSAVRYQFENTDYGIRAAALREAPDGSCVARVTEFVMPYYGLIPPIGIGAAQDRTVIIAVPIDDTHLIQWYIYYNTERPVDSMKRTQRANTWPMAGGMPGGPEQNWGQNRTLMQHGNHTGFHEIVIEDFVTQVSMGPIVDRTKEYLCSADQAIIRVRRQLLDAVRRYTGGVLPASATPQGRDHAAIRATGGRMESAEQDWRALPR, encoded by the coding sequence ATGACCACTGCTGATGAGAACGAACTGCTGACCCGCGTCGAGAACGGCGCGCCCATGGGGCGCATGCTGCGCCAGCTCTACTGGATGCCGGCCGTGCTGTCGTCCCGGCTGGAAGCGGACGGTGCCCCCGTGCGCGTGCGGCTGTTCGGCGAGAACTTCGTCGCGTTCCGCGCCACCGATGGCCGCATCGGCTTTCTGGACGAAGCTTGCCCGCACCGTGGCGTGTCGCTGGCACTGGGACGCAACGAAGATTGCGCCATCCGATGTATCTTCCATGGCTGGAAGATCAGCGTGACGGGCGATGTGCTGGAAGTCCCCAACGAAGCGTCGAACCCGGATTGTTTCCGCGATACGGTCAAAGTCCGCCATTTCCCCACCGTGGAAGGCGCCGGCATCGTATGGGTCTGGCTGGGTGAAGAAGGCGAGGCGCCACCGCCGCCGAACTTCGAATGGATGAATCTTCCCGCCACCCAGGCCTACGCATGCGGCATCGAGCTGAACGCCAACTGGCTACAGGGCGTGGAAGCGACCATCGACTCCTCGCACATCGCGCTCTTGCATCAGAGCTGGCTGGAAAGCTCGCCGACCGACATGGCGGCCACGCGCGTCAACTCCGCGGTGCGCTACCAGTTCGAGAACACCGACTACGGTATTCGGGCGGCGGCGCTGCGTGAAGCGCCGGACGGCTCCTGCGTGGCGCGCGTGACCGAGTTCGTGATGCCGTATTACGGGCTGATCCCGCCGATCGGCATTGGCGCGGCCCAGGATCGCACCGTGATCATCGCGGTGCCTATCGACGATACGCACCTGATCCAGTGGTACATCTACTACAACACCGAACGGCCGGTGGATTCGATGAAGCGGACCCAGCGCGCCAATACCTGGCCGATGGCGGGAGGCATGCCGGGCGGCCCGGAGCAGAACTGGGGCCAGAACCGCACGCTCATGCAGCATGGCAACCACACGGGCTTCCACGAGATCGTCATCGAAGACTTCGTTACGCAGGTCAGCATGGGGCCGATCGTCGATCGCACGAAGGAATACCTGTGCTCGGCCGACCAGGCCATCATCCGCGTTCGCCGCCAGCTGCTCGACGCCGTACGCCGTTACACCGGCGGCGTGTTGCCCGCGAGCGCCACGCCGCAGGGCCGCGATCATGCCGCGATTCGTGCCACGGGCGGCCGCATGGAATCGGCCGAGCAAGACTGGCGTGCGCTCCCGCGCTGA
- a CDS encoding 2Fe-2S iron-sulfur cluster-binding protein, which yields MPTITYVLKDGNTKTVAAANGKTLMELAIASNVRGIDAECGGCCSCATCHVYIDPAWLDKLPAPDEMENELLEGVAAERTDASRLSCQIVLSDALDGMIVRVPATQG from the coding sequence ATGCCGACAATTACCTACGTCCTGAAGGACGGCAACACGAAGACGGTGGCGGCGGCCAACGGAAAGACCCTGATGGAGCTGGCCATTGCCAGCAACGTGCGCGGTATCGACGCCGAGTGCGGCGGCTGCTGCTCGTGTGCCACGTGCCACGTGTACATCGATCCGGCCTGGCTGGACAAGCTGCCCGCTCCCGACGAGATGGAGAACGAACTGCTCGAAGGCGTGGCCGCCGAGCGCACGGACGCCAGCCGGCTCAGCTGTCAGATCGTCCTGAGCGATGCGCTGGACGGCATGATCGTGCGCGTGCCGGCAACGCAGGGGTAG
- a CDS encoding GntR family transcriptional regulator has translation MESHQTRVLVQLRDLILKGEFEPGARLAEIPLAEKLGVSRTPVRLALASLEQEGLIEPSPSSGYMMRRFTPREIQDAIAVRGHLEGMAARLVAEHGLSRQLTLDLQDCLREGDRALMKPQLDYDDYVAYSNMNDRFHALIVEGSGNSALVRAIELNNRLPFAAASAMLPMQSAVEEGQQWLVYAHRQHHSLFDAMQRGEGTRAQALATEHVNVARLNLETALDRPEQASQVMPAMRLFVTAA, from the coding sequence ATGGAATCCCACCAGACCCGGGTATTGGTACAACTGCGCGACCTGATCCTCAAGGGCGAGTTCGAGCCGGGCGCGCGTCTCGCGGAGATCCCGCTGGCCGAGAAGCTCGGCGTCTCGCGCACGCCGGTCAGGCTGGCTCTCGCATCGCTCGAGCAGGAGGGCCTGATCGAGCCATCGCCCAGCAGTGGCTACATGATGCGGCGCTTCACGCCGCGCGAAATCCAGGACGCGATTGCCGTGCGCGGGCATCTCGAAGGCATGGCCGCGCGGCTGGTGGCCGAACATGGGCTCTCGCGGCAATTGACGCTCGATCTGCAGGATTGCCTCCGCGAGGGCGATCGCGCGTTGATGAAGCCGCAACTCGACTACGACGACTACGTCGCGTACAGCAATATGAATGATCGCTTCCACGCGCTGATCGTCGAGGGCAGCGGCAACAGCGCGCTGGTACGCGCGATCGAACTCAACAATCGCCTGCCGTTCGCCGCGGCCAGCGCCATGCTGCCGATGCAGTCCGCCGTGGAAGAGGGCCAGCAATGGCTGGTCTACGCGCATCGCCAGCATCACAGCCTGTTCGATGCCATGCAGCGTGGCGAAGGGACCCGCGCCCAGGCGCTGGCGACCGAACACGTCAATGTGGCCCGCCTCAATCTCGAGACCGCGCTGGATCGTCCGGAGCAGGCATCGCAGGTCATGCCCGCGATGCGCTTGTTCGTCACGGCGGCCTGA
- a CDS encoding pyridoxamine 5'-phosphate oxidase family protein, with product MNDTSYPVTDRSRVRLFGGRGSNDKQAIHEIIDAALYGVVSYQIEDQPFATPTMVWRHGDYVYWHGSAGSRMLKHVSQGVNVCVNFTLLDGYVLSRLASAHTLNYRSVMIFGRPEAVAEPAARREQLEYFLTRYFPGRWDEVRQPTEAELHSIIMVRMRIEEGSAKRRAGPPADGLAIFGGEALYEQQCWAGEIPLATVALPGRPAKRLHESVATPDYVTGFARRAGYRTPAEVNAHDGRYPVTVSETEMVGRDIKRFRLAVAAGPALPTIAAGGHVRIGTVLDDRTREARQYTVVDVAPDGNWCDIAVLREAAGRGGSRYLHDEVEVGRMLEIEVPENEFPLDPATRHAILIAGGIGVTPIVAMARALRRAGTSFEVHYSARGMDDAAFVDTLREICGDALHLYDTAADHGARMRLPELLAGRPAGTHSYTCGPAALIDAVVDAAAAVGFPAACVHHELFKAPAPLSSDKPVTVSFVRSRRELRVEPGTSILDAALSIGIPVPHSCKRGECGLCATKVLGGSKVSYRDRFLTDAQRSNEALACVCVCWAEGESLAVDL from the coding sequence ATGAATGACACCAGCTACCCCGTGACGGATCGCTCGCGGGTGCGCCTGTTCGGTGGGCGGGGCTCGAATGACAAGCAGGCCATCCACGAGATCATCGACGCGGCGTTGTATGGCGTCGTGTCCTATCAGATCGAGGACCAGCCGTTCGCCACGCCGACCATGGTCTGGCGCCACGGCGATTACGTGTACTGGCATGGCTCCGCGGGCAGCCGCATGCTGAAGCATGTCTCGCAGGGCGTGAACGTTTGCGTGAATTTCACCCTGCTGGATGGCTACGTGCTGTCGCGGCTGGCCTCGGCGCACACGCTGAACTATCGCTCGGTCATGATCTTCGGGCGGCCGGAAGCCGTGGCCGAGCCCGCCGCGCGCCGTGAACAGCTCGAGTATTTCCTCACGCGCTATTTCCCGGGGCGCTGGGACGAAGTCAGGCAACCCACCGAAGCCGAACTGCACAGCATCATCATGGTGCGCATGCGGATCGAAGAGGGCTCGGCGAAGCGCCGTGCGGGGCCGCCGGCCGACGGTCTCGCCATTTTCGGTGGCGAGGCGCTGTACGAGCAGCAATGCTGGGCCGGAGAAATTCCGCTGGCGACGGTGGCGCTGCCGGGGCGCCCGGCCAAGCGGCTGCACGAGTCGGTGGCGACTCCCGACTACGTGACCGGCTTTGCCCGGCGCGCCGGCTATCGGACGCCCGCCGAGGTGAACGCGCACGACGGCCGCTACCCGGTGACCGTCAGCGAGACCGAGATGGTGGGCCGCGACATCAAGCGCTTCCGGCTGGCCGTTGCCGCGGGGCCGGCACTCCCGACGATTGCCGCTGGCGGCCATGTGCGCATCGGCACGGTGCTGGACGACCGCACGCGCGAGGCGCGGCAGTACACCGTTGTGGACGTGGCGCCGGACGGCAACTGGTGCGATATCGCGGTGCTGCGCGAAGCCGCGGGGCGTGGCGGCTCACGCTATCTCCACGACGAGGTGGAGGTGGGCCGTATGCTGGAGATCGAGGTACCCGAGAACGAGTTTCCGCTGGATCCGGCCACGCGGCACGCCATCCTGATCGCGGGCGGGATCGGCGTGACGCCCATCGTGGCGATGGCGCGCGCGCTGCGGCGCGCGGGCACGTCGTTCGAAGTCCACTACAGTGCGCGCGGCATGGACGATGCGGCATTCGTCGACACATTGCGCGAGATCTGCGGCGATGCGCTGCATCTCTATGACACCGCGGCGGACCACGGCGCGCGCATGCGTTTGCCCGAACTTCTGGCCGGCCGCCCCGCCGGCACGCACAGCTACACCTGCGGACCGGCAGCACTGATCGATGCGGTGGTGGATGCGGCTGCCGCGGTGGGCTTCCCGGCGGCATGCGTGCATCACGAACTGTTCAAGGCACCGGCGCCGCTGAGCAGCGACAAGCCCGTGACCGTGTCGTTCGTCCGGTCCCGGCGCGAGTTGCGTGTGGAGCCCGGTACCTCGATCCTCGATGCCGCGCTGTCCATCGGTATCCCTGTGCCGCACAGCTGCAAGCGCGGCGAATGCGGGTTGTGCGCGACGAAGGTACTGGGCGGTTCGAAGGTTTCCTATCGCGACCGCTTCCTGACCGATGCGCAACGAAGTAACGAAGCGCTGGCCTGCGTTTGCGTGTGCTGGGCCGAGGGTGAATCCCTGGCGGTGGATCTCTGA
- a CDS encoding NAD(P)/FAD-dependent oxidoreductase, producing the protein MADLVILGASYAGTQLALAARANGFAGAITMIGDEPHLPYQRPPLSKGFLRDEVDASSLPLQSPERFAEERIVLRTGVRALRIDRTARTVALSDGSTLGYDRLALTTGARCRTLSCEGAGLANVHYLRDLADAGAIRDSAGRVRHAVVIGGGFIGLEVAAALRVLGLDVTVVEMQERLLQRAVPPLISSFLMQAHEQQGVHFRMASRVRRLVGQGAVEAVELESGEVLPAGMVVAGLGVVPNVELAEACGLTVDNGIVVDAFARTSDPLIVAAGDCASYPNPWLNASARGGAADRRVRVESIQSANDLARVAAAALADCATPYEAVPWFWSDQYGYKLQMVGTSEGREEIVLRGEVASGKFTALYLRDGILIGADSVNRPIDHMAARRLVAARVRSDAALLRDESVALKSLVPA; encoded by the coding sequence ATGGCAGACCTCGTCATCCTCGGCGCCTCGTATGCGGGCACCCAGCTCGCGCTGGCCGCGCGCGCCAACGGCTTCGCGGGCGCGATCACCATGATCGGTGACGAGCCGCATCTGCCGTATCAACGGCCGCCATTGTCCAAAGGGTTCCTGCGCGACGAGGTGGATGCGTCGAGCCTGCCCTTGCAGTCGCCCGAGCGCTTCGCGGAAGAGCGCATCGTGCTGCGTACCGGTGTCCGGGCGCTCCGTATCGACCGCACTGCGCGCACGGTCGCGTTGTCCGATGGCAGCACGCTCGGGTATGACCGTCTGGCGCTGACGACGGGGGCGCGCTGCCGTACGTTGTCCTGCGAAGGAGCGGGGCTTGCCAACGTGCATTACCTGCGCGATCTGGCCGATGCCGGCGCGATTCGGGATAGCGCCGGCCGCGTGCGCCATGCCGTGGTGATCGGCGGCGGGTTCATCGGGCTGGAGGTAGCCGCCGCGCTGCGCGTGCTCGGCCTCGACGTTACCGTGGTCGAAATGCAGGAGCGGCTGCTGCAGCGCGCGGTACCGCCACTGATCTCGTCGTTCCTGATGCAGGCGCATGAACAGCAGGGCGTGCACTTCCGCATGGCATCGCGTGTGCGCCGTCTGGTCGGGCAGGGGGCGGTCGAGGCAGTGGAGCTCGAATCGGGCGAGGTGCTTCCGGCGGGCATGGTCGTCGCTGGCCTGGGCGTCGTTCCCAACGTGGAGCTGGCGGAAGCTTGCGGGCTGACCGTCGACAACGGGATCGTGGTCGATGCCTTCGCGCGTACCAGCGATCCCCTGATCGTGGCAGCCGGCGACTGCGCGTCATACCCGAACCCCTGGCTCAATGCTTCGGCTCGCGGCGGCGCGGCCGATCGGCGCGTGCGCGTCGAGTCCATCCAGAGCGCAAACGACCTGGCCCGGGTCGCTGCCGCCGCGCTGGCGGATTGCGCCACGCCGTACGAGGCCGTGCCGTGGTTCTGGTCGGATCAGTACGGCTACAAGCTGCAAATGGTGGGGACTTCGGAGGGACGCGAAGAGATCGTGCTGCGCGGCGAGGTGGCGAGCGGCAAGTTCACCGCCCTGTACTTGCGTGACGGCATCCTCATCGGCGCGGATTCGGTGAATCGGCCCATTGACCATATGGCCGCGCGGCGCCTTGTTGCCGCTCGCGTGCGGTCCGATGCGGCGCTATTGCGGGACGAGTCGGTTGCTCTGAAATCGCTCGTGCCAGCCTGA
- a CDS encoding FMN-dependent NADH-azoreductase gives MTKILHIVGSPRENSQSAMVAQALLDTYAAKHANPRIDTLNLWELDLPEMREDVLNAKYAVFARREHTAEQAAAWATVQKEVARLLEYDVLLFSVPMWNWGLPYRIKHYIDVITQPGLTFKWTPERGYEGLVLGRRAVVIYASSFDYAAGTPLAPFDHQKPYLEDWLRMIGVDAIETIAFGPTHPDAPAMPAAREQALARAAAIAVSL, from the coding sequence GTGACCAAGATTCTTCATATCGTCGGCTCGCCGCGCGAGAACAGCCAGTCGGCAATGGTGGCGCAGGCGCTGCTCGATACGTATGCCGCCAAGCATGCGAACCCGCGCATCGATACGCTCAACCTCTGGGAGCTCGATCTGCCCGAGATGCGCGAAGACGTACTCAACGCGAAATACGCGGTGTTCGCCCGGCGCGAGCATACGGCCGAGCAAGCCGCCGCATGGGCCACCGTGCAAAAGGAGGTGGCACGCCTTCTCGAGTACGACGTATTGCTGTTCAGCGTTCCGATGTGGAACTGGGGGCTGCCGTATCGGATCAAGCATTACATCGACGTGATCACGCAGCCGGGGCTGACCTTCAAGTGGACGCCGGAGCGTGGCTACGAAGGGCTGGTGCTTGGCCGGCGCGCGGTGGTGATCTATGCGAGTTCGTTCGACTACGCGGCCGGCACCCCGCTCGCGCCGTTCGATCATCAGAAGCCCTATCTCGAGGATTGGCTGCGCATGATTGGCGTGGATGCCATCGAGACCATCGCCTTCGGTCCGACACACCCCGACGCTCCGGCCATGCCGGCTGCGCGTGAACAGGCACTCGCGCGTGCGGCCGCCATCGCGGTGTCGCTGTAA
- a CDS encoding glutamine synthetase family protein: MAFVDKFGLWTEAQSRAADEMARRIGAGDIDVVRFSFPDQHGVLRGKALVASEAVRVLRSGLNVTTTLFAKDTSHRTVFPVFQAGGGFDIPGMQGGADVTLIPDPTTFKVLPWALNTGWVLCDPYFHDGRAVPFATRRQLRNAEQQLEAEGYRLVTGLEVEFHVFKLLGEHMAPDDAGQPGEPPDVGLLSHGYQFLTESRYDATETVIELIRKNVQQLGLPVRSLEIEFGPSQFEFTFAPASPCETADAMVLFRSAVKQVCKRHGYHATFMCRPKIRNVVSSGWHLHQSLQRVQDGTNAMMPERAGDDLSAVGRHYMGGLLQHACAATAFSTPTINGYKRFRAFSLAPDRAIWARDNRGAMLRVLGGAGDTATRIENRVGEPAANPYLYLASQIVSGLDGIRRELDPGPSADSPYETPAPYLPKTLDEALDCLRQDDVLREGMGHGFVDYFCHIKQAEIDRFNLEVSDWEQREYFDTF, encoded by the coding sequence ATGGCATTCGTAGACAAATTCGGCCTCTGGACCGAGGCGCAGTCGCGCGCGGCGGACGAGATGGCGCGGCGGATCGGCGCGGGCGATATCGACGTCGTTCGCTTTTCCTTCCCAGACCAGCACGGCGTGCTGCGCGGCAAGGCCCTGGTCGCATCGGAGGCGGTGCGTGTATTGCGCAGCGGTCTGAACGTCACCACCACGCTGTTTGCGAAGGACACCTCGCACCGCACGGTGTTTCCGGTATTCCAGGCAGGCGGTGGCTTCGATATTCCGGGCATGCAGGGCGGGGCGGACGTCACGCTGATACCTGACCCGACCACGTTCAAGGTGCTCCCGTGGGCGCTGAACACCGGTTGGGTGCTCTGCGATCCGTACTTCCACGACGGCCGTGCCGTGCCGTTCGCCACGCGCCGCCAGTTGCGCAATGCCGAGCAACAGCTGGAGGCCGAAGGCTATCGGCTGGTCACTGGGCTGGAGGTGGAGTTTCACGTCTTCAAGCTGCTCGGCGAGCATATGGCCCCCGACGACGCGGGTCAGCCCGGCGAGCCGCCCGACGTCGGTCTGCTGTCGCATGGCTACCAGTTCCTGACCGAGTCGCGCTACGACGCCACCGAGACCGTTATCGAATTGATCCGCAAGAACGTGCAGCAACTGGGCCTGCCCGTGCGTTCGCTGGAGATCGAGTTCGGGCCGAGCCAGTTCGAATTCACGTTCGCGCCAGCCAGCCCGTGCGAGACGGCCGACGCCATGGTGCTGTTCCGCAGCGCGGTGAAGCAGGTCTGCAAACGTCACGGCTACCATGCCACGTTCATGTGCCGCCCCAAGATCCGCAACGTGGTCTCGAGCGGATGGCACCTGCACCAGTCGCTGCAGCGCGTGCAGGACGGCACCAATGCGATGATGCCGGAGCGTGCTGGCGACGACCTGTCCGCGGTCGGACGTCATTACATGGGCGGACTGCTCCAGCACGCCTGCGCCGCCACCGCGTTTTCCACGCCGACCATCAACGGCTACAAGCGCTTTCGTGCCTTCTCGCTGGCGCCGGACCGCGCGATCTGGGCGCGCGACAACCGTGGCGCGATGCTGCGAGTCCTGGGCGGCGCCGGAGATACGGCCACACGCATCGAGAATCGCGTGGGGGAACCGGCAGCCAATCCGTATCTTTATCTCGCCTCGCAGATTGTCTCCGGGCTCGATGGCATTCGCCGTGAGCTGGACCCGGGTCCGTCCGCGGACTCGCCTTACGAGACCCCGGCACCTTATCTGCCCAAGACGCTCGACGAGGCGCTGGACTGCCTGCGGCAGGACGATGTGCTGCGCGAAGGCATGGGCCATGGTTTCGTCGATTACTTCTGCCATATCAAGCAGGCCGAGATCGATCGCTTCAACCTCGAAGTGAGCGACTGGGAGCAGCGCGAATACTTCGACACGTTCTAA
- a CDS encoding amidohydrolase: MIRTRPPAHRAHPWLSVLATATAALMTSACAPSATTSSPAFSAASPADTVYLNGKIVTVDRRFSIAQAVAVKDGKFIDVGSTEAIRQHVAPATRVVDLQGRTVIPGMMDSHSHMIGAGTAETTAQVISATSVADTQRIIAEFIRRKAIAPGAWVLSGRWHPPSQLAEHRYLTRQELDVAAPANPLFVQTVGHFAMANTKALELAGITRATKDPVGGKIYRDANGDATGLLEETAIDLVEHKIPRPTREQLITQLVAAQHVYNASGITSAIDAALTEDEIDAYFAVAERKQSTVRTGVMWKPVALTAADFEKQLNAARFKDDTGNDWVRTAGIKIVSDGGMTLKSAYIHQAYADDPHNHGTLALDPVAYKQSVILANRHGWRVGTHAVGDAAVDLVLDAYAGADKDRSLKDRRFVVIHGSLMTREQMQRAKALGVRVDAQNIFMWDKAATVEKYMGTELAGRAVPTRWLVDTLGIEGTAAGTDNQVNILNPFVGLYIMVTRKDPRGKVYGANQAISREEALRLYTNAGPYYTFEETRKGSIEPGKFADMVVLSADYTTVPEDQIKDIKPVQTIVNDKVVYQASN, encoded by the coding sequence ATGATTCGCACACGCCCCCCTGCCCACCGCGCACACCCCTGGCTTTCCGTGTTGGCCACCGCCACTGCCGCGCTGATGACGAGTGCCTGCGCGCCCTCCGCCACCACGTCTTCACCAGCGTTCTCGGCGGCCTCGCCGGCTGACACGGTTTACCTCAACGGCAAGATCGTGACGGTGGATCGGCGCTTCTCGATCGCGCAAGCCGTTGCGGTCAAGGACGGCAAGTTCATCGACGTGGGTTCCACCGAAGCGATCCGCCAGCACGTGGCGCCAGCCACTCGCGTCGTCGACCTTCAGGGTCGCACCGTCATCCCCGGCATGATGGACAGCCATAGCCACATGATCGGCGCAGGCACGGCGGAAACCACGGCGCAGGTCATCAGCGCAACGTCTGTGGCCGATACCCAGCGCATCATTGCCGAATTCATTCGCCGTAAAGCCATCGCGCCTGGCGCATGGGTGCTGTCGGGCCGCTGGCACCCGCCGTCGCAACTGGCCGAGCACCGCTACCTGACGCGTCAGGAGCTCGATGTCGCCGCGCCGGCTAACCCGCTGTTCGTGCAGACGGTGGGACACTTCGCCATGGCCAACACCAAGGCGCTGGAACTGGCAGGTATTACACGGGCCACCAAGGATCCCGTGGGAGGCAAGATCTACCGCGATGCCAACGGTGACGCCACCGGCCTGCTCGAGGAAACCGCGATCGATCTGGTCGAGCACAAGATCCCGCGACCCACGCGCGAGCAGCTGATTACCCAGCTGGTGGCCGCGCAGCACGTCTACAACGCGTCGGGCATAACCAGCGCCATCGATGCCGCGCTGACCGAAGACGAGATCGATGCCTATTTCGCCGTAGCCGAGCGCAAGCAATCCACGGTACGCACTGGCGTGATGTGGAAACCGGTTGCGCTCACCGCGGCGGATTTCGAGAAGCAACTGAACGCGGCCAGGTTCAAGGACGACACCGGAAACGACTGGGTCCGCACGGCCGGCATCAAGATCGTGTCGGATGGTGGCATGACGCTGAAGTCCGCCTATATCCACCAGGCCTACGCGGACGACCCTCACAACCACGGCACGCTGGCGCTGGACCCCGTCGCCTACAAGCAGAGCGTGATACTGGCCAACCGGCACGGCTGGCGCGTGGGCACGCATGCCGTGGGCGACGCCGCCGTGGACCTCGTGCTGGACGCCTATGCCGGAGCAGACAAGGACCGCTCGCTCAAGGATCGTCGCTTCGTCGTGATCCACGGCAGCCTCATGACGCGCGAGCAGATGCAGCGGGCCAAAGCGCTCGGCGTTCGCGTGGACGCGCAGAACATCTTCATGTGGGACAAGGCTGCCACCGTGGAGAAATACATGGGCACCGAACTGGCCGGCCGGGCCGTACCGACGCGCTGGCTCGTCGACACGCTCGGCATCGAGGGCACCGCCGCCGGCACCGACAACCAGGTGAACATCCTCAATCCGTTCGTTGGCCTCTACATCATGGTCACGCGCAAGGACCCGCGCGGCAAGGTGTATGGCGCCAACCAGGCCATTTCGCGCGAAGAGGCGCTGCGGCTGTACACCAACGCCGGGCCGTATTACACGTTCGAGGAGACGCGCAAGGGATCGATCGAGCCGGGCAAGTTTGCCGATATGGTGGTGCTGTCCGCGGACTACACCACCGTGCCGGAAGACCAGATCAAGGATATCAAGCCCGTGCAGACCATCGTCAACGACAAGGTGGTGTACCAGGCGTCGAACTGA
- a CDS encoding aromatic ring-hydroxylating dioxygenase subunit alpha, whose product MMSREQNDFITRVGADAPAGRLLRQYWQPVALIDEFEGERPVRAVRLMGQDFVVFRDEQGQYGMLDRDCPHRGADLSFGRLEDGGLRCPFHGWLFDRNGTCLQTPAEPAGSKLCTRIKQKAYPVVERSGMLFAFIGEGEPPAFPAFDCFIAPNQYTFAFKGLLECNWLQALEVGIDPAHASFLHRFFEDEDTSESYGKQFRGASADSAMPITKVLREFECPQINLASTDYGMRLTALRDLGEGEQHVRVTNVVFPQAFIIPMSAEMTIAQWHVPIDDTSCYWYAIFTSFTEPVNKQQMRDQRLALYELPDYRPRQNKANQYGFNPYEQQTKTYTGMGNDINVHDQWAVESQGPIQDRTREHLGTTDKGIIAYRKLLVEAIEANERGEKALMMVDVDEASTLTGPPSIDGVSVGNVEHEVYWRGADAKRRADSEWASRT is encoded by the coding sequence ATGATGTCCAGGGAACAGAACGATTTCATTACCCGCGTGGGTGCCGATGCGCCGGCTGGCCGTCTGCTGCGCCAGTACTGGCAGCCGGTTGCGCTGATCGACGAATTCGAGGGGGAGCGTCCCGTCCGCGCCGTGCGCCTGATGGGCCAGGACTTCGTGGTGTTTCGCGACGAGCAGGGCCAGTACGGGATGCTCGATCGCGACTGCCCGCATCGGGGTGCGGACCTGAGCTTCGGGCGTCTCGAGGACGGTGGATTGCGTTGCCCGTTCCATGGCTGGCTGTTCGATCGCAACGGTACCTGCCTGCAGACCCCCGCCGAGCCGGCCGGCAGCAAGCTGTGCACCCGCATCAAGCAGAAGGCCTACCCGGTGGTCGAACGCAGCGGCATGCTGTTTGCCTTCATTGGCGAAGGCGAGCCGCCCGCGTTCCCGGCGTTCGACTGCTTTATCGCGCCGAACCAGTACACGTTTGCATTCAAGGGGCTGCTCGAATGCAACTGGCTCCAGGCACTCGAAGTCGGTATCGATCCCGCACATGCCTCGTTCCTGCATCGCTTCTTCGAGGACGAGGACACTTCCGAGAGCTATGGCAAGCAGTTCCGTGGCGCGTCGGCCGACTCGGCCATGCCGATCACCAAGGTGCTGCGCGAGTTCGAATGCCCGCAGATCAACCTTGCTTCGACCGACTACGGCATGCGCCTGACGGCACTGCGCGACCTGGGCGAAGGCGAGCAGCACGTGCGCGTGACCAATGTCGTGTTCCCGCAGGCATTCATCATCCCGATGAGCGCCGAGATGACCATCGCGCAATGGCATGTGCCCATCGACGACACCAGCTGCTACTGGTACGCGATCTTCACGAGCTTCACCGAGCCCGTGAACAAGCAACAGATGCGCGACCAGCGCCTTGCACTGTACGAGCTGCCCGACTATCGCCCGCGCCAGAACAAGGCCAACCAGTACGGCTTCAATCCGTATGAGCAGCAGACCAAGACGTACACCGGGATGGGCAACGATATCAACGTGCACGACCAGTGGGCCGTCGAGTCGCAGGGGCCGATCCAGGACCGTACCCGCGAGCATCTGGGTACCACCGACAAGGGGATCATTGCCTACCGAAAGCTGCTGGTGGAAGCCATCGAGGCGAACGAGCGCGGCGAGAAGGCATTGATGATGGTCGACGTCGATGAGGCCAGCACGCTGACCGGCCCGCCGTCGATCGATGGCGTCAGCGTCGGCAACGTGGAGCACGAAGTCTACTGGCGCGGTGCCGACGCAAAGCGGCGCGCCGACTCGGAGTGGGCGTCGCGCACCTGA